The Flexivirga oryzae DNA window TCCTTGCGAAGTATCGGAGCGAGGTACGAGCGTAGAACTTCGAGGGGTGATCATCTGTCTTCTTTCGTGGTGAGCAGGTCGAGCATGGGTTGCACGGTCTCCGCGGGCATCGCCCGTCGTGCCGCCGCGCGGGTCGTGGTGGCGATGGCGAGCGCCCGGTAGGCGTGCCGGATGTCGTCGGGTTGTCCTTCCAGCGCCTCCAGGTGTGCCGCGACGGTGCCGACGTCGCCGCGCACGATCGGGCCGGTGAGGGCGCGGTCGCCGCGCTGCAGGGTGTTCTCCAGCGCCGCCTCGAGCAACGGCCGCAGCAGCAGATCGGCGTCGTCGATGCCCACGTCACGCAGCATCTGTGCCGACTGCGCCACCACCGTGGTCAGGTGGTTGGCGGCGTGCGACAGGGCCGCGTGGTAGAGCGCCCGGTCCTCGTCCGCGAGCCGGAACGGCTCACCGCCCAGGTCGAGCGCGAGCGCGTCGGCGACCAGGTCGGCGCCCATCGACGCGGTCACCGCGATCGGGGTCCCGGTGATGCGGTCGACGTCGCTCGGGAGGCCGGTGAACGTCATGACCGGATGGAGCACCACCGCGTCACCACCGACGTCGACGACCGGCTGGAGGACGTCGAGACCCCGGAAACCGCTGGTGTGCACGGCAAGTCGGCCGCCGTCCCATGCGCCCTGCGCCGCAAGACCCGACACCAGCGGACCGATCGCGTCGTCCGGCACCGTCAGGAGCACGACGTCCGCCGCGGCGACCACCTCCGGCACGTCCCGCACCGGCACCTCCGGGAGCAACAGCGCCGCCCTCTCCAGTGAGGCCTCGCTCACGGCGCTCACCGCCACGATCTCGTGCCCGGCGGCCCGCAGTGCCGCGCCGAGGACCGACCCGACCCGGCCGGCACCCACGACGCCCACCCGCAGGGTCGGTCGCTCCAGCCGGGTCATCGTGGTTCACCCACGCGAGTCCGCATCTTCACCCGCACGACGCTAGCGCCCCGGCCACGTAGGCTGCGACGGTGGTGTGGCGGACCTGGCAGACGGCGTGGCACGAGGCGCTCTACGGACCGGACGGGTTCTACCGCCAGTCCGCGGGCCCTGCGGGACATTTCGCGACCTCCGCACAGGGGATCCCCGGCGGCGGCCGGCTGCTCGCCCGCGCCCTGGTGGCACTCGCGGAACGGTCCGGGTGCAGCGACGTCGTCGATGTCGGCGCGGGTCGCGGCGAGCTGCTGGGCGAGATCGCCGCGCTCGCGCCGGGGCTCCGGCTGACCGGTGTCGACATCGTGGAGCGGCCGCGTGAGCTGCCCGCGGGGACGGACTGGTTGGTCGCACCCGGTGGTGAGCGGCTCCCGGACGGGCTCCGGGACCTCACCCGGGCGCTGGTCGTCGCGCACGAGTGGCTCGATGTCGTGCCGTGCCCGATCGTCGAATATGCCGACGGTGTATGGCGCGAGGTCGAGGTCGCGGACGACGGCACTGAGCGCCTCGGCAGTGTGGTCGAAGGCCCGGACCTGCAGTGGTTGCAGCGGAATTGGCCAGCCGGGTGTGACACGGGACGAGCCGAGGTCGGCAGGAGCCGCGAGGCGGCATACAACGACCTGCGGGCGCGCATCGGCACCGGACTGCTCGTCGTCGTCGACTACGGTCACCTGCGCGGGCGGCGGCCGGTCGGGGGCACGCTGACCGGCTACCGGGACGGCGTCCAGAGCGCGCCGCGGCCCGACGGTAGCACCGACATCACGGCACACGTGGCGATGGACACGTTGGGCTCGGACGAACTCGTGCAACAGCGGGACCTGTTGGAGCGGCTCGGGTTACGGCCGCCCCGACCGCCGATCGAGCTGGCGCGGGACGACCCTGCGGCATACCTCACCCAGCTGGCGGCGCGCGGCACGCACGCGGAGCTCACGGCACCGGGCGGTCTGGGCGACTTCTGGTGGGCGATCAGCACGATCACCCGGTGAACCGGATCAGCTGCTCGGACGGAAGGTGGTGATGATCTCGTCCAGCACCTTGGTCGACAGCGTCTTGCCGCCGGGCGCGTCGAGCTCCCGGATGGCGACCAGCTGGTAGGACTTGCCACCCGCCTGGAAGGTCACGGTCCGGATCTCGTAGTCGTGGCCCTTGTCGCAACCGTCCGGGTCGCCGACCGCGGTGGTGATCGTGTATTCGAGCGCGGGGATGGTGTCCTGGTTGACCTTGACCTGCTTGGCCGCCGACATCTTGCCCTGCTTGGCGTGCGACCCGTCCTTCTTCAACGAGATGGCGTCGGCGAACCGCTGCGCGAGGTCCGGGCCGGCATCGGCGGGATCGCGCTTGCCGACATTGACCAGCCCGAGCCAGGCGCTCTCGGCGGTCTTCTTGGCGGAGCAGAAGCCGACGCCGTAGCGCGCGGGCGCCTTCGCGACCACCAGCGGCTTGCCACTGCTGTCGGCATAGCCGAACAGGGTGTCCTTGCTCTCCAGCGTCCAGTCCTTGTTCTCCGGAACGTCGAACACGCCGCGCGGATCACTCGCGGACTGCGCCTGCCAGCCGGACTTGAGGGCGCGCTGCCCGGCGGCGAGGGTCGGGTTGACCCAGGTGGTCGCGGTGACCGGCGGCAGGCTGCTCGTGACGGGTGAGCTCGCGGCCGGGGTCGGGGTCTTGTCGCTGTTACGGGTGAAGGCGTAGATCGCCACCGCCGCGATGACCAGGACCAGCGCCGCGGCGATGCCGATCAGGATCTTCCCGCGGCCGCCGCCGGTGCCGCTGCCCTTGGGCGGCACCACCACACCCTCGCCCGACGCCTGCGAGAAGCGGTCGTAGTAGGAGCTCTGCGGGTTGTTCATCGTCGGGCCGACATTGGGCCCGGTCTCCCCCGTCGACCACGACGGCGGTTGGGCGGGTTGGCCCCCCGAGGACCACGGCTGCTGGCCCCCAGTCCACGGCTGCTGCCCGCCGGTGTTGCCCTGCTGCGGCGGCTGCCCCCCGGCCCACGGCTGTTGGCCTCCGGTGTTGCCCTGCTGCGGCGGCTGGCCGCCGGTCCACGGCTGCTGCCCTCCGGTGTTGCCGGGCTGTTGCTGGCCACCGGTCCACGGCTGCTGGCCGCCGGTGGCGTCCTGGCGCGGCTGGGCTCCCGACTGTCCCGGAAGCCGGTGCCCCCCGGACTGCCCCGGCTGCTGGTCGCTCGGCTGCTGCTCGTTCTCCGGCTGCTGCCCCTGGCCATCGTCGTGGTTGCTCACGGCTGAAAGGCTACCTATTGCTGCCCGGGACGCCGACGAACACTCGCCGCGGATCGATCAGCCACGGGTCCGGAAGGTGCTGATGACGTCGTTCAGGGTGCTCTCGGGCAGCTCCTTGCCAACGCCGAGCAGGCGGATGGTGACGAACTGGTAGGTCGTGCCCTGCACGGAGAAGGTGACGGTGCGAACCTCGTACTTCTTGCCTTTGTCGCACTTGGTGGGGTCGCCGGCCGTAGCGGTGATGGTGTATTCGACCGCCGGGATCGTCCCTTGGTCGACCTTGAGCTGCTTGGCGGCGGAGAGTTTTCCCGCCGTGCCCGGTGTGTGGTGGCTGCTCGTGCTGATCGCGTCGGCGAACTTCTGCGCCTCGTCCGCGCCCAGCTGGGTCGGATCCGACTTGCCGCCGCCGCGCATCCCCACCACGGCGAGCCATTGGTCCTTCTTGGCGTCGCAGAAGCCGACGCCGTAGGTTGACGTTGCGCCCATCCCGGCGAGGATATTGCCCTTCGAGTCCTCGTAGAAGCGGGTCATCGAGTCGGACTCGACCTTCCAGTCCTTGGTCTTCGGCACGTCATACACCCCGAAAACACCGTGTCCCGGTTGTGATTGCCAGCCATCCTTCAGCGGACGTACGCCGGCAGCGAGGGTCGGGTTGACCCACGTCGTGGCGGTCACCGGTGGCAGGCTGCTCGTGGCGGCCGAGCTCGCCGCCGGGGTCGGGGCTTTGTCACTGTTGCGGGTCAGCGCGAAGATCGCCACGGCTGCTATGACGACGACCAACGCCGCCGCGGTACCGATCAGCAGCTTGCCGCGGTTGCCACCGGGTTTTTTCGGCGTCACGACGACGCCTTCCCCGGACGCCTGGGCGAAGCGGTCGTAGTACGAGCTCTGCGGGTTGTTCATCGTCGGGCCGACATTGGGCCCGGTCTGCCCCGTCGACCACGACGGCTGCCCGGCCTGGTCGCCGGACCACGGTTGGGCTCCGCCCGACCACTGGCTCTCGGTCTCCCCCTGATTTCCGCCGTTGTTCTCCGGCGGGTTTCCATCCCCTTGGTTGCTCACCGCTGCAGGTTACCTTTCGAGATCGTCGCCGGAGTCCGACGTGAGGCGGGCGCGATATGCCGCGACCGCGAGCCGGTTGCCGCACCCGAGGTCGCAGTAGCGCTTGGAACGATTGCGGGACAGGTCGACCAGGACGCCGTCGCAGTCGTCGGCGGCGCAGGTGCGCAACCTGCGAAGTTCACCGGCCCGGACCACGTCGACCATCGCCATGGCGACCTCGACGATCCACCGGGACGCCAGCGGGGCGTCCGGCGGGGTGGCGTGCAGGTGCCAGTCCCAGTCGCCGTGCTTGACCAACTGGGGCAGGGCCGACTCGCGCCGCAGCAGGTCGTTGACCCGGGCGACCAGGGCCGGCTCGTCGTCGGTCCACAGCGCGCGGATCTCGGGCCGTATGGCGCGCACGGCCTCCCGCTCGGCCGCGCTCCCGACGACCGGTCCGCTCCATTCCCAGCCACGCACGAAGTCCAGGTAGGACGCCTCGTCCAGCAACGGATCCGGGTCCTCGACGGCGGTATTGACCAGCGCGGCAGCACCGGTCAACGCCACTTCCGTGTCATGAGCAAAAACCACTTTGACTCCTGTCCTGGGGACACTCTACGATCGACTGGTCACCACGGGTAAAACAACATTTTGCCCATTACGCATTCCACACCTCTCGAAGGAGGCCCCTCATGACCACCGACGTCCTGACCGCCCGAGGCGTTCCCGCCGACCTGACTCCGCAGGTCGACGTGCGACGTGTGGGCCCGGACGTCGGCACGGTGGGGGTCGCCCTGGCGTCCGCGGCGGCGTTCAGCACGTCCGGCAGTTTCGCCACCGCCCTGCTGCGCGCCGGCTGGTCACCGGCCGCCGCGGTGACCGCCCGGATCGGGCTCGCCGCGCTGGTCCTGGCCGGGCCCACCGCGTGGTCGCTGCGCGGCCAGTGGAACATCGTGCGCCGCAAGGCGCTGCCGATCCTGATCTACGGCCTCACCGGCGTCGCGGGCTGCCAGCTGGCCTACTTCTACGCGGTGCAGCACCTGTCGGTCGGCGTCGCGCTGATGCTCGAATACCTCTCCCCGGTGCTGCTCGTCCTCGGCTTCTGGCTGTGGACCCGGCGGCGCCCCGCAACGGCCACCATCGCCGGGGCGCTGGTCTGCATCGGCGGGCTCGCGCTCGTGCTCGACATCTTCGGCGACGCGCACCTGTCGCTCGTGGGCATCCTGTGGGGCCTCGGTGCGGCGGTCTGCTCCGCGGCATACTTCGTGATCGCCGGCAACGCCGACGACGACCTGCCGCCGCTGCCGCTCGCCGGGGTCGGCATGACGGTCGGCGCTCTCGCACTCGGACTGCTCGGTCTCGTCGGTGTGCTGCCGATGCACGCGACCACCTCGGACACGACGTTCGCCCAGCACCAGGTGCCCTTCTGGATCCCGCTGATCGCGCTCGCCGTCATCGCCACCGCGTTCGCCTACTTCGCCGGTGTCATCGCCGCCCGCGACCTCGGGCAGACCGTGGCGTCGTTCGTGGCACTGGCCGAGGTCCTGTTCTCGGTGCTGTTCGCGTGGCTGCTGCTCGGACAGCTGCCCCTCGCCATACAACTGCTCGGCGGGGTGTTCATCGTGGGCGGCGTCGTGCTCGTCCGGCTCGGCGAACTGCGCCGCACCCCCTGATCGGGAGGTTCGGAGGTCGGAGGGCGAGCGTTTGGCAGACTGGCCCCATGCCAGAACGCGAGCTCACCGTCGGGGTCGGCGCCGGTGGTCTCGCCACCGCCGACATGGTGCTCAACATCGGGCCGCAGCACCCGGCCACGCACGGGGTGCTCCGGCTGCGGATCACCCTCGACGGCGAGCGCATCAAGTCGGCCGAGCCGATCGTCGGCTACATGCACCGCGGCGCCGAGAAGCTCTTCGAGGTCCGCGACTACCGGCAGATCATGGTGCTGGCCAACCGGCACGACTGGCTGTCGGCGTTCAGCAACGAGATCGGCGTCGCGCTGATCGCCGAACGCATGCTCGGCATCGACGTGCCCGAGCGGGCGACGTGGACGCGCACCCTGCTCGCCGAGCTCAACCGGGTGCTCAACCACCTGATGTTCCTCGGCTCCTACCCGCTCGAACTCGGTGCGATCACGCCGATTTTCTACGCGTTCCGCGAGCGCGAGGAGCTGCAGGCGGTCATGGAGGAGATCTCCGGCGGGCGGATGCACTACATGTTCGGGCGCGTCGGCGGGCTGCGCGACGACATCCCGGCCGGCTGGCTCGGACGGGTGAGTGCGGCCATCGAGGCGGTGCGGCGCCGGATGCCCGATCTGGAGAGCCTGCTGGTCGGCAACGAGATCCTGCGCGCCCGCACCCGGGGTGTCGGCGTGATCGACGCGAGAACCGTGGCGGCATACGGGCTTTCTGGGCCGATTGCGCGCGCGTCAGGTGTCGATGTCGACCTGAGACGCGACCAGCCCTACCTCGTGTATGACGAGCTCTTCGCGCCGGGCGGCCCCGGCCGCGTCGTGACCCGGACCGAGGGCGACTGCCTCGCCCGGCTCGAGGTGCTGCTGGAGCAGGTGCACGTCTCCCTCGACATCTCTCAGGCGTGCGTCGACCGGCTCGCGGCGATGCCCGGCGGCCCGGTCAACGTCAAGCTGCCCAAGGTGCTGAAGGTCCCGGAGGGCACCGACTACCTCGCGACCGAGAACCCGCTGGGCTTCAACGGCTACTACCTGGTCTCCCGCGGGGAGAAGACGCCGTGGCGACTTAAGCTGCGGTCGGCGTCGTTCAACAACATCCAGGTGCTCGGCGAACTGCTGCCCGGCAACCTGCTCGCCGACATGATCGCGATCCTCGGGTCGATGTTCTTCGTGGTGGGCGACATCGACAAGTAGCGGTGGGATCACCGCCGGAAGCCGTACGCAAGTCCCCCCAGGGTCGACCTGTGCGCGCATTTCCGCACGAGACCGTACCGGGCTCCCCACTGGGGCGACCTATGACCGGGTCCGCACCGGAAAGCCGGGCGCAGCTCCCCACTGGGGCGACCTATGACCGGGTCGGCACCGGACAGCCGTGCCGGGCTCCCCACTGGGGCGACCTATGACCGGTCGGCACCGGAAAGCCGGGCGCAGCTCCCCACTGGGGCGACCTATGACCGGGTCGGCACCGGAAACCCGTGCGCAAGTCCCCACCGGGGGGACCTACGCGCGGCCGGGAGTGCCGTGCGTCAGGCGCCGCGGATGAGGCGGTCGCCATACACGGCCTCGAGCTGCAGGTTCCGCTCGTGCCCGCCGGGGGTGTTGGCGGAGATGTAGACCGGCGGTTCGGACGACTGGGCAAGCTTCTCGACCGTGCCGAGGGTCAGCAGCTGCGCGATGAACGCCGCCGTCAGCGACGACACCGCGCCCACCCCCAGCCCCGCGACCTCCAGTGTCGTGTCCCCGTACGGCGCCAGGTTGTCGATGACCACGTCGGCGATCTCCGAAAGGCGTTGACCGCTCGGGTGTTTCGGCTCGACAGCTGCCGTGTGCTGCAGGCTGGTGACCGCGATGACCGGGTGACCTTGCTCCTTGGCCTGCAGTGCGAAACCGACGATCGAGCCGTTCACCCCGGAGTTGGACGCGATGACGATGACGTCCTGCGGCGAGGCCGGCACCAGCGCCCACAGCTTCTCGGCGATCTGCGGGTCCCGTTCCAACAGACTGCTGCCGAGCAGCGACCGGTCCTCGCCGCCGCGGAGCACCAAGTCGCGCAGCGCGATCTTGTTGGTCGGGATCAGGCCGCCGGCGCGCCCGGCGACCTCCATCGCGAAGGCCTCGGAATGCCCCGTGCCGAAGACGTGGACGATGCCGCCCGCAGCGATCGAGTCGGCGAGCAGCGTGGTCGCCCGGTCCAGACCTCCTTCGTCCGCGAGCGCGGCGATGCGCTCCAGACGCGAGGTGGTCTGCGCGAGGAAGTCGGCCGAAGAGGTCATGGAACAGCTCCCGAGGTGACGGTGGTGGGTGCCCCGGAACGGAGCGTCTCGATCCTATGGGCGGCGCGGCGGCGTGCCGGTAGCCGGGCGGGTTTCGCCGATCCGGTTGCGACGCCTGTGCAAAGCGGCAATGGTGGGCCCGGACGCCTGTGCTTGCTGGGCGCCATACGGAGGAGGAGTGAGGGATGCGCGGAACCACCCGATCGGGGACAGCACGTGGCTCGAGGATGCTTGCGGCAGGTGGCGCGCTCGGCATCGCGACCGGACTGACCATCGCCGGTGTCGCTCTGTCCGGTCCGGCGCACGCGGCACCCAGCGCACAACTGGCGTACTCCTGCGCCGTGCCGGCGATCGGGCTCACCTTCAGCGACCCGTGGACCGTCACCGTCGACACCGACTACCCGACCACCGTCGCGGCCGGGGCCGCGATCAGCACGTCGCACTTCGACGCATCGATCACCGCCGGTGACGATGCGGCCGAGCAGTTCCGCGCCCTGGGCTTCGCCTCGTGGTCCGGGTCGGTGAAGTTCTCGTATGCCGTCAGCGGTGACGTCGCCTCCGCGGGCGACCGATCGGCCACGCTGACGGTCCCGCAGACGACGCTGCCGGCCACCGGGCCGGTCGTCACCGACGCTACGGGGACCGCGGCCGATGAGGAGGCCGGCGACACCGCCGGTACCGCGACGGTGACCGCCGCCGACCTCACCGCATCGGTGACGACCGACTCGGGAGTGCCCGTCGACATCGAATGCTCGCTCGCAGCCGGCCAGGACGCGACCGTGGCCAGTGTGCAGGTGACGGCGGCATCGAGCACCAGCACGCCGCCCACCAGCACTCCTCCGACGAGCACGAGCAGCAGCACGAGCACGCCGCCCGCCACCACCAGCACGACCTCGGTGACCACCGGCCCGCCGATCATCACCGACGGCGCGGACTCCGGCGGTAGCAACGACGTCGTGTTCGCCGGCCTGGGCGTCGCGATCCTCGGCGGCGGCCTGCTGACCGCCGGAGCTCGCCGCCGGATGCGCGACGCACGGAAGTGACCCCCGCGATCGGCTGCCTCGTGGTCGTGACGGATCAGTGACGCGACTCGACGAACTTCTGGCAGACCTACAGGCGGAGTCCGCGAGCCTGCGTGCGATGGTCGGCCGGGCCGGGCCGGACGCACTCGCCCTGGCGACACCCGCCGCGGGATGGACCGTCGCACATCAACTCGCGCACCTGACCTGGACCGACGAAGTCGCCACCAGCGCAACGGCTTCCGTGGTGCCGTCCGTGGAGACGGCACGTGGTTGGGACGTGGTGCTGGCCGAGGCAGCGTCCGCACCGACGACGTTCGTGGACGACGGTGCCGCGGAGTTGGCCGTTGCCGATCCGACGGAGCTGATGACCCGGTGGGACGCCGGCCGCGCCGCGCTCGCCGCTGCCCTGCGGGCGACTCCGGCGGACGTTCGGATCCCGTGGTTCGGCCCGCCGATGAAGGCGACGTCGATGGCGACCGCGCGCATCATGGAGACCTGGGCGCACGGCCTGGACGTCGCAGCCGCGCTCGACGTCACGCCGGAGCCGACGGACCGGATCCGGCATGTGTGCCACCTCGGGGTGGCCACGCGCGCGTTCGCGTATGCCGGCAGGGGTCTCCCGGTCCCCGAAGAGCCGATCCACGTCACGCTCACCGCGCCCAGCGGCGCGGAGTGGAGTTGGGGAGACCCTGCCGCCATACACCGAATCAGCGGCCCTGCATGGGAATTCGCGCAGGTTGCGGTGCGGCGCCGGCACCCGGACGACACCTCGCTCGTGGCGACGGACGGACCGGCACGCGAGTGGCTCGGGATCATCCAGGCGTTCGCCGGGCCGCCAGGCGCCGACCCCGAGCGCACGCGCCCCTGACCGATCAGCGCCGGCGGGTGATGGCCAGCACCTCGGGTGCGGCTCGCAGCTCGATGCGTTGCACCACGCCGTCGGTGACGACGAAGTCGAACGCCACCTTGAACTCGCCGCGGTGCAGCCATGCGACGCCGGGCCGCCCGCCGATGAAGACCGGGAAGGCGGTCTTCATGCCGCCGTTGACCAGACCGACGACCTGGTCCCGGCCGACCAGTCTTGCGGTGCCGAGTGCGACCGCGGCGGCATCGGCGCCCTCGAGGATCACCTCGGGCGCGAGCAGTCCCAGCAAGGCGTCGAGGTCACCGCTCTTGGCGGCGTGCAGGAACGCGTCCACCACCGCGCTGTGGTCGGAGCGCCCGACCGTGCTGTCCGGGCTCGCCCCGTCGGCGACCTTGCGACGTGCCCGGGACGCCAGCTTGCGGGCGGCGACGGGTGAGACTCCGAGGATGTTGGCGACGGCGGGAAAGTCGACGGCGAAACTGTCGTGCAGCACGAAGGCGACGCGTTCGGAAGGGGTGAGTCGGTCGAGCACGACCTGCAGTGCGCTGCCCACCGTGTCCGCGAGCACCACGTCGTCCGCCGGATCGGGCGCGGTCTCGTCCAGATCGAGGTCCTCCTCCGGTGCCGGCAACTTGCCGCGCAGCCGGTCCAGGCACAGCCGGGTGGTGACGGTGGTCAGCCAGCCCGGCAGGTTGTCGATCGGAGTCTCGTTGCGTGCCAGTCGGATCCAGGTATTCTGCACCGCATCCTCGGCTTCCGCGTGATCGCCCAGCAGCCGTTCGGCGATCCGGGTCAGCCGGGGGCGTTCGGTCTCGAACCGGGCAGTCTGCTCGTCCATGGGGTCAGTCCATCACATCGACCGGCCGCGACCGGTCACACTTTCCGCCGCCCGCTCGTCACCAGAACAGCGCAGCACGCGCCAACCACGAATCGACCGAAGGAACACGAAACCATGGGCAACTTCCAGACCGTTCTGCTGCCGACCACGGATCTCGCCGCCTCCCGCGAGCTCTACACCAAGCTGCTGGGCGTGCCACCGGTTGCCGACTCGGACTACTACGTCGGGTTCGACGTCGACGGACAGCAGATCGGCCTCGTCCCCGGCACCACCGCCGTCGTCCCGCACCTGCACGTCGACGACCTGGAGCAGGCGATCGCGCTGATCACCGAGGCCGGCGGCTCCGTGGTCGAGGACCCCAAGGCCGTCGGCGGCAGCCGGCGGGTTGCCGTCATACAGGATCCGTCCGGTGCGCGGTTCGGCCTCACCCACGACGCCTGACCCCCGCCACCCACAGCCCCTCGCCGAGAGGCCCAGAACCGGTCGACAAGCCCAGTAATACCACCGTGGGTCCGGGATTCCGGGCGCTATTGCTAAGCCTCTCGGTCGTTTGGTGAGCCTCTCGGTGAAGGGGTGGCGGGGCTGTGGCGGCTGGCGGGGCGGCCGGCGGGGCGGTCAGACGAAGAGGCCAGGCGGAGGGGTCAGACGAAAAGGTCAGGCGGAGAGGTCGCGGTGCCAGCTCTCGGTCCGGTATGACGTGACCCAGCCCATCGAGGTGTACAGCCCGTCGGCGCCGGTCGGCGAGTCGGCATCCACCTCCAGCCCGACCCGGTCGGCGCCGGACGCGAGCGCGCCGCGGATCACGGTGTGCAGCAAGGCCTTCGCCACTCCCCTGCCCCGGGAGCGGCGGTGCACACCGATGTAGTCGATGTAGCTGCCCGGAGCGCCCGCGGCGTCCGCCGGCAGCACCGTCCCGACCACCGCGCCACCGGGGAGCACCACCCCATCGGTGTCGACCTCCGCCAACCACCAGTGGTCCCAGCGGTGCCCGGGGTCCTCCCGCAGCCGCTGGACGAACTCGGGGAAGCTTTCACGGTAGGAGTTGTAGTGGTCGGCGAAGGACTCCTCGAGCACCAAGTGCACCGCCTGTAGGTCGGCGGCGACCGGTGTGCCGTCGTCGTGCAGCGCGATCGGACGCACCGTCACGCCGGCCCGTGGCCCGGGCAACGACGCATCCGCCGCGACCACCGGGCGGCTCATCTGCAACCAGGTCCGGGCACGGTGGAAACCGGCGGCGGTGAGCCAGCGTTGCTGGCGGTCGTCGTCGGCATACGCGCCCGAGTCGAGTTGGGTCACCAGCAGGCCGCGGGTGCGCATCAGGGAGCGCGCGACCCCCTCGGCCCACTCGAAGAGTGCTGCGGCCAGCGCGTCCGTGACCGACGGCTGCGCGGTGATCTCGATGACCGTCCGCCCCGCCGCGCGGTCGTGCACGACGGCCCACGCGACCGCCGACCCGTCACTGTCCCGCACCAGCACCTGCCGCCTCGTCCACGATCCCACCCCGGCCACGTGCGACGCCACCATCTGCGGGTCTACCGAGCTGGAGCCGTGCGCGGCCTGTTGGTGCGCCGCGAGCAGGTCGACGACATCGGGCACGTCCGGGGTGTCGGGAACGAGCGCGCGCAGGCCGTGGCCGACAGCGGGCATGGGCAGCAGGGGTTCGCTCACGTCGTACAGTCAAGCGCACCCGCGCACCGCCATGCGTGCAGCGCGGGTCGCGACGTCACGCGTGCGCAGCACGCCCCAAGAAAGCACGGACGATGACTCGGGGGCAAGGCACGAACCACCGAGTCACGCGTGCAAGGGGCCGCCGCCGTGCGAGTCGTCGTCCCGGTCCTTGTCGCGGTCCTTGTCGTCCGGGATGCGGCACCAGCCCTGCACGACCAGGCCGGTGACGACCGCGCCGACCGACGCCACGCACAGGACGGCGGCCTGCACCATGTTGCCGAAGGCGCTGTCCGCGTCCAGCCGGCCCAGCTCGATCAGCGCGTAG harbors:
- a CDS encoding GNAT family N-acetyltransferase — its product is MSEPLLPMPAVGHGLRALVPDTPDVPDVVDLLAAHQQAAHGSSSVDPQMVASHVAGVGSWTRRQVLVRDSDGSAVAWAVVHDRAAGRTVIEITAQPSVTDALAAALFEWAEGVARSLMRTRGLLVTQLDSGAYADDDRQQRWLTAAGFHRARTWLQMSRPVVAADASLPGPRAGVTVRPIALHDDGTPVAADLQAVHLVLEESFADHYNSYRESFPEFVQRLREDPGHRWDHWWLAEVDTDGVVLPGGAVVGTVLPADAAGAPGSYIDYIGVHRRSRGRGVAKALLHTVIRGALASGADRVGLEVDADSPTGADGLYTSMGWVTSYRTESWHRDLSA
- a CDS encoding VOC family protein codes for the protein MGNFQTVLLPTTDLAASRELYTKLLGVPPVADSDYYVGFDVDGQQIGLVPGTTAVVPHLHVDDLEQAIALITEAGGSVVEDPKAVGGSRRVAVIQDPSGARFGLTHDA